The following proteins are encoded in a genomic region of Limosilactobacillus reuteri subsp. reuteri:
- the pyrH gene encoding UMP kinase, whose protein sequence is MADIKYKRVILKLSGEALAGDKGFGINPPVLKDVAKELKEVHDLGVQIAIVVGGGNMWRGVTGAELGMERAQADYIGMLATIMNALSLQDALESIGVPTRVQTSIEMRQIAEPYIRRKAIRHLEKDRIVIFAGGTGSPYFSTDTTAALRAAEINADAILMGKNGVDGVYSADPNKVKDATKFDHLTHMDIIEKNLHVMDTTASSLSMDNHIPLVVFNLNTSGNIMKVVTGQEVGTTIEGD, encoded by the coding sequence ATGGCAGATATTAAATACAAGCGAGTAATTTTAAAGCTCAGTGGAGAAGCATTAGCTGGTGACAAGGGTTTTGGGATTAACCCTCCCGTTTTAAAGGATGTGGCTAAGGAATTAAAAGAAGTTCATGATTTGGGCGTTCAAATTGCTATTGTTGTTGGCGGTGGTAACATGTGGCGTGGTGTTACTGGTGCTGAATTAGGGATGGAACGGGCGCAAGCTGACTACATTGGAATGTTAGCAACCATTATGAATGCCTTGTCACTTCAAGATGCGCTTGAATCAATTGGTGTTCCTACACGGGTACAAACTTCAATTGAAATGCGCCAAATTGCTGAACCATATATTCGGCGGAAAGCTATTCGTCATTTAGAGAAAGATCGAATCGTTATTTTTGCTGGTGGAACAGGAAGCCCTTACTTCTCAACTGATACTACTGCCGCATTACGAGCAGCAGAAATCAACGCTGATGCCATTTTAATGGGTAAAAATGGGGTTGACGGTGTTTACTCAGCTGATCCAAATAAAGTTAAGGATGCTACTAAGTTTGATCATTTAACCCATATGGATATCATTGAAAAGAATTTACATGTAATGGATACTACTGCTAGTTCACTATCGATGGACAATCATATCCCATTGGTAGTCTTCAACTTGAACACATCAGGAAATATTATGAAAGTAGTAACTGGTCAAGAAGTTGGTACAACAATTGAAGGAGACTGA
- the tsf gene encoding translation elongation factor Ts — protein sequence MAEIKAAQVMQLRKKSGAGIMDAKKALVASDGDMDKAMDYLREKGIAKAAKKSDRVAAEGLADIAVNGNTAAIVELNSETDFVAASEPFKDLLKKVTKLISENKPANVEEALEIKTENGTLNDDIISTTQKTGEKVSLRRFTVVEKDDGDSFGAYLHQGGQIAALVVLEGADDATAKDVAMHVAAINPEFMTRDDVSQERLDHERAIFKEETLNEGKPEKIVDKIVEGRLNKFLSQICLADQDFVKDSDQTVEQYVSSKNGKLKSFIRYEVGEGIEKKQDDFAQEVKDQMN from the coding sequence ATGGCTGAAATTAAAGCTGCTCAAGTTATGCAATTACGTAAAAAGTCCGGTGCCGGTATCATGGATGCTAAGAAGGCATTAGTTGCTAGTGATGGTGACATGGACAAAGCAATGGACTACCTTCGTGAAAAGGGTATTGCTAAGGCAGCCAAGAAGAGTGACCGTGTTGCAGCTGAAGGATTAGCTGATATTGCTGTTAATGGTAATACAGCTGCAATCGTTGAATTGAATTCAGAAACTGATTTCGTTGCTGCTAGTGAACCATTTAAGGACTTATTGAAGAAGGTTACTAAGTTAATTAGTGAAAACAAGCCTGCTAATGTTGAAGAAGCATTAGAAATCAAGACTGAAAATGGTACATTAAATGATGATATTATCAGTACTACACAAAAAACTGGTGAAAAGGTTAGCCTTCGTCGGTTTACTGTTGTAGAAAAGGATGACGGCGATAGCTTTGGTGCATACTTACACCAAGGTGGTCAAATTGCTGCATTGGTTGTCTTAGAAGGTGCTGATGATGCCACTGCTAAAGACGTTGCAATGCACGTTGCAGCTATCAACCCTGAATTCATGACTCGTGATGATGTTTCTCAAGAACGTCTTGACCATGAACGTGCTATCTTCAAGGAAGAAACCTTAAACGAAGGAAAGCCTGAAAAGATCGTTGACAAGATTGTTGAAGGTCGTTTAAACAAGTTCCTTTCACAAATTTGTTTAGCAGATCAAGACTTTGTTAAGGATTCTGACCAAACTGTTGAACAATACGTTTCAAGCAAGAATGGTAAGTTGAAGTCCTTCATTCGTTACGAAGTCGGTGAAGGAATCGAAAAAAAGCAAGATGACTTTGCTCAAGAAGTTAAGGACCAAATGAACTAA
- a CDS encoding hydroxymethylglutaryl-CoA synthase codes for MRIGIDKMAFATTNDYLDLVELAKERGVDPNKFTIGIGQDLQAVVPPTQDIVTLGATAAKKLLTPELEKNISTVIVATESGIDNSKASAIYIKHLLGLSDFIRTVEMKEACYSATAAIQFAKGVVALNPQETVLVIAADIARYGLNTPGEVTQGAGAVAMLISQNPHILTLEDTTVAYSKDIMDFWRPLYATEALVDGKYSTNVYIEFFLQTFTRYQQLTGRELADFAALTFHMPFTKMGKKGLEGLLKDRNDEVAQRLRTQLTASQLFSRQVGNLYTGSLYLSLMSLLQNSDLRAGSRIGLFSYGSGAEGEFYTGILEDGYEHYMNNIQEELKHRHQVSVAEYEKLFSSQLGMNDRDIEFDVADDPLPFVLKGQKDHQRIYEAK; via the coding sequence ATGAGAATTGGTATTGACAAAATGGCTTTTGCAACAACAAATGATTATTTAGATCTTGTTGAATTAGCAAAAGAACGCGGCGTAGATCCTAATAAATTTACCATTGGAATTGGACAGGATCTACAGGCAGTTGTGCCACCTACGCAAGATATTGTGACTTTAGGAGCTACGGCAGCGAAAAAATTGCTTACTCCAGAATTAGAAAAAAATATTTCGACAGTAATTGTGGCAACTGAGTCAGGGATTGACAATTCAAAAGCAAGTGCAATCTACATTAAACACTTATTAGGACTTAGCGACTTTATCCGAACGGTAGAAATGAAAGAGGCATGTTATTCTGCGACAGCTGCTATCCAATTTGCAAAGGGGGTAGTGGCGCTTAATCCTCAAGAAACTGTATTGGTGATCGCTGCTGATATTGCTCGTTATGGATTAAATACTCCAGGAGAGGTGACTCAAGGAGCTGGAGCAGTTGCAATGCTGATTTCACAGAACCCTCACATCCTAACCCTTGAAGATACAACTGTCGCTTATAGCAAAGATATAATGGACTTTTGGCGGCCGTTATATGCAACAGAAGCTTTAGTAGATGGAAAATACTCTACTAATGTTTATATTGAATTTTTCCTTCAAACTTTTACCCGTTACCAGCAATTAACTGGTCGAGAATTAGCAGATTTTGCTGCCCTTACATTCCATATGCCATTTACTAAAATGGGAAAGAAAGGGTTAGAAGGGTTGCTTAAAGATCGTAATGATGAGGTAGCTCAACGATTACGAACACAATTAACCGCAAGTCAGCTATTTTCGCGTCAAGTTGGCAATCTTTACACTGGCTCCCTATATTTATCATTAATGTCATTGTTACAAAATAGTGACTTAAGAGCTGGAAGCCGAATTGGGTTATTTAGCTATGGTTCTGGTGCAGAAGGAGAGTTCTACACAGGAATCCTAGAAGATGGCTACGAGCATTATATGAATAATATTCAAGAAGAACTAAAACATCGTCATCAGGTTTCGGTGGCAGAATACGAAAAACTATTTAGTAGTCAATTAGGAATGAATGATCGGGATATCGAATTTGATGTTGCTGATGATCCATTGCCTTTCGTTCTTAAAGGACAAAAAGATCACCAACGGATTTATGAAGCTAAATAA
- a CDS encoding tRNA1(Val) (adenine(37)-N6)-methyltransferase, which produces MENRNILKKDERIDQLYSQDVRIIQNPHYFAFSLDAVLLANFVRPNHRQKLKIVDLCAGNGAIGIFLHDKLGGTFTEVELQPQIADMAERTIMLNDLQDRYTVINDDIANVNDYISKDSIDIVLCNPPYFPVTAQSQKNPNKALAIARHEIATDLVTVIQKMSGLLKMNGHGYLVHRPDRLGEILQVCQENRLAPKRIQFIHPKPDRDANILLLEVIKDGRPGGVKVVPPLIVHGADNEYTPAIQELLYGK; this is translated from the coding sequence ATGGAAAACAGAAATATTCTAAAAAAGGATGAAAGAATTGATCAATTATATAGTCAGGATGTACGGATAATCCAAAATCCCCATTATTTTGCTTTTTCGTTAGATGCTGTCTTATTAGCAAACTTTGTGCGTCCTAATCATCGACAGAAATTAAAAATTGTTGATTTATGTGCTGGAAATGGGGCAATCGGCATTTTTCTCCACGATAAGCTTGGCGGAACATTTACTGAAGTTGAATTACAACCACAGATTGCGGATATGGCTGAACGGACAATTATGCTAAATGATTTACAAGATCGGTATACCGTCATTAATGATGATATTGCTAACGTTAATGATTATATTTCTAAGGATTCGATTGATATTGTCCTTTGTAATCCTCCTTATTTCCCAGTTACAGCCCAAAGCCAGAAGAATCCAAATAAAGCTTTAGCGATTGCCCGTCACGAAATAGCGACTGATTTAGTGACAGTTATTCAAAAAATGAGTGGCTTATTAAAAATGAATGGTCATGGGTATCTTGTGCATCGTCCAGATCGTTTAGGTGAGATTTTGCAAGTGTGTCAGGAAAATAGATTAGCACCTAAAAGAATTCAGTTTATTCATCCTAAACCTGATCGTGATGCGAATATTTTGTTGCTTGAAGTGATTAAGGATGGTCGACCTGGAGGAGTAAAAGTAGTACCACCATTGATTGTTCATGGAGCAGATAACGAGTATACTCCAGCGATTCAGGAGTTATTATATGGCAAGTGA
- the frr gene encoding ribosome recycling factor: MATGKEILNDAKQKMAKSGYALQRTLADIRAGQANASLLNSVKVEYYGAPTPLNQVASITIPEARQLLITPYDESVLEEIEKAIYASNLGLTPQNDGSSIRLIIPQLTEDRRKELVKDVKAELEKAKVAVRNVRREAMDDLKKGNKNGDFNDDEFHDLEKKVQNETDAGIKNLEDIANAKEKELMEG, translated from the coding sequence ATGGCTACAGGAAAAGAAATTTTAAATGATGCCAAACAGAAAATGGCAAAATCAGGTTATGCACTTCAACGGACACTTGCTGATATTCGTGCAGGTCAAGCCAATGCAAGTTTATTAAATTCTGTTAAAGTTGAATATTACGGAGCACCAACTCCATTAAATCAAGTTGCATCAATCACAATTCCAGAAGCACGACAATTATTAATTACTCCTTATGATGAGAGCGTGCTTGAAGAAATTGAAAAAGCAATCTATGCATCTAATTTAGGATTAACTCCTCAAAACGACGGAAGTTCAATTCGCTTAATTATCCCACAATTAACCGAAGATCGGCGGAAAGAATTAGTAAAAGACGTTAAGGCTGAATTAGAAAAGGCAAAAGTTGCAGTTCGAAACGTTCGTCGTGAAGCGATGGATGACTTAAAGAAGGGTAACAAGAACGGCGACTTTAATGATGATGAATTCCATGATCTTGAAAAGAAAGTTCAAAACGAAACAGATGCTGGAATTAAGAACCTTGAAGATATTGCAAATGCAAAAGAAAAGGAATTAATGGAAGGCTAG
- a CDS encoding ribonuclease H family protein produces MVKKYYAVKKGRHPGIYKTWAECQKEVNGYPNAKFKSFLTLKGANEWLQATGNTVPSTKAVDHSDNILVYTDGGSRNHGNKLGQHVKADDKAAWAYFIQTKDQAYTGTAGEFGATNNKMEITALIQALTKLLELGLQDQPITAILDSHYVLDPIMKGWLTNWQRRGWLTASGKPVANQKLWEEIVTLLPQFPNLHFDWTKGHATNAGNNKVDELLNKTMDQL; encoded by the coding sequence ATGGTAAAAAAATATTATGCAGTCAAAAAAGGTCGTCATCCGGGAATATATAAAACTTGGGCTGAATGTCAGAAGGAAGTTAATGGATATCCAAATGCTAAGTTCAAAAGTTTTTTAACACTTAAAGGTGCTAATGAATGGCTTCAGGCTACGGGAAATACCGTGCCCTCGACTAAAGCAGTTGATCATTCTGATAATATTCTTGTTTATACTGATGGAGGCTCCCGTAATCATGGCAATAAGTTGGGGCAGCATGTTAAGGCAGATGATAAAGCAGCTTGGGCTTATTTTATTCAAACTAAAGATCAAGCTTATACAGGAACGGCTGGCGAATTCGGGGCTACTAATAATAAAATGGAGATTACAGCTTTAATCCAAGCGTTAACTAAACTATTAGAACTTGGCCTCCAAGATCAACCAATTACAGCGATTTTGGATTCACATTACGTACTAGACCCAATTATGAAAGGCTGGTTAACTAATTGGCAACGGCGGGGATGGTTAACTGCTAGTGGCAAGCCGGTAGCAAATCAGAAGCTATGGGAAGAAATAGTTACCCTTTTACCTCAATTCCCTAATTTACATTTTGATTGGACTAAGGGTCATGCAACGAATGCTGGAAATAATAAGGTCGATGAATTACTAAATAAAACGATGGATCAGTTATAA
- a CDS encoding GIY-YIG nuclease family protein, protein MASEKYYIYVLYCADNSFYCGFTNNVKRRFHTHQTYQGAKYTRVKKRHPLKLIYSEEFESKHDALSAEYYFKHQTRRQKEKFLLDHGVDLLKLRRN, encoded by the coding sequence ATGGCAAGTGAAAAATACTATATTTATGTATTGTATTGTGCAGATAATAGCTTTTATTGTGGCTTTACCAACAATGTTAAACGACGCTTTCATACTCATCAGACTTATCAAGGGGCAAAATATACTCGTGTGAAAAAGCGTCATCCGCTAAAGCTTATTTATTCAGAGGAATTTGAATCAAAGCATGATGCCCTGAGTGCGGAATATTATTTTAAACATCAAACCCGCCGCCAAAAAGAAAAATTTTTACTAGACCATGGTGTCGATTTATTGAAACTACGGAGGAATTAA
- the rpsB gene encoding 30S ribosomal protein S2 has translation MSVVSMKQLLEAGVHFGHQTRRWNPKMEEYIFTERNGIYIIDLQKTVKLIDTAYNYMKDVAANDGVALFVGTKKQAQDAIEEEATRAGQYYVNHRWLGGTLTNWKTIQSRIARLKELKKMSEDGTFDVLPKKEVAVLTKQREKLERFLGGIEDMPRIPDVMFIVDPHKEQIAVKEAQKLHIPIVAMVDTNTDPDDIDYVIPSNDDAIRAVRLITSKMADAFVEGKQGQDDAQQETADDNAANETVSEDSLKNLKNSVEGKED, from the coding sequence ATGTCTGTTGTATCTATGAAGCAATTGCTTGAAGCCGGTGTCCACTTCGGTCACCAAACTCGTCGTTGGAACCCAAAGATGGAAGAGTACATCTTTACTGAACGTAACGGTATTTACATCATTGACTTACAAAAGACTGTTAAGTTAATTGATACTGCTTACAACTACATGAAGGATGTTGCTGCTAACGATGGTGTTGCTTTATTTGTTGGTACAAAGAAGCAAGCTCAAGATGCTATTGAAGAAGAAGCTACTCGTGCAGGTCAATACTACGTTAACCACCGTTGGTTAGGTGGTACTTTGACCAACTGGAAGACTATCCAATCACGGATCGCTCGTTTGAAGGAACTTAAGAAGATGAGCGAAGACGGTACATTTGATGTTCTTCCTAAGAAGGAAGTTGCTGTCTTAACTAAGCAACGTGAAAAGCTTGAACGTTTCCTTGGTGGTATTGAAGATATGCCACGGATCCCAGATGTTATGTTCATTGTTGATCCTCACAAGGAACAAATCGCTGTTAAGGAAGCTCAAAAGTTACACATTCCAATCGTAGCTATGGTTGATACTAACACTGACCCAGACGACATTGATTACGTTATCCCATCAAACGATGATGCTATCCGTGCCGTTCGCTTAATCACTTCAAAGATGGCTGATGCTTTTGTTGAAGGTAAGCAAGGTCAAGACGATGCTCAACAAGAAACTGCTGATGATAACGCTGCTAACGAAACTGTTAGCGAAGATTCATTAAAGAACTTGAAGAACAGCGTTGAAGGTAAAGAAGACTAA
- a CDS encoding head-tail connector protein translates to MKFDVEQWEVDNFKQALYLDGEEEDQLIKDYLKNAKAYVQNAVNPTADLTQYEQYTFAVQMLAQFWYQNRGIDMSNTPYQVLSMIQQLRGLV, encoded by the coding sequence ATGAAATTTGATGTAGAGCAGTGGGAAGTAGACAACTTTAAGCAAGCCTTATATCTTGACGGTGAAGAAGAAGACCAATTAATCAAGGATTATCTAAAGAACGCTAAGGCTTATGTACAAAACGCTGTAAACCCCACAGCAGACTTAACCCAGTATGAACAATATACGTTTGCTGTTCAGATGTTGGCGCAATTTTGGTATCAAAATAGAGGTATTGACATGTCAAATACCCCTTACCAAGTGTTAAGCATGATTCAACAATTGCGGGGGCTTGTATAG
- a CDS encoding YneF family protein, protein MGMTIMLMILALLVGLVIGFFGARKYMENYLRNNPPISEEMLRTMMLQMGQKPSSRKLHQMMQAMKAQAKKSNRK, encoded by the coding sequence GTGGGTATGACGATCATGCTAATGATTCTTGCATTATTAGTCGGTTTGGTTATCGGCTTCTTTGGTGCACGTAAATACATGGAAAACTACCTCCGCAATAATCCACCGATTTCGGAAGAGATGCTGCGGACGATGATGCTTCAAATGGGACAAAAACCATCAAGTCGTAAATTACATCAAATGATGCAAGCGATGAAAGCACAAGCTAAAAAGTCGAATCGTAAATAA
- a CDS encoding lysophospholipid acyltransferase family protein yields MLYTFLVKIVNPFLNLINGRPKIYNRENIPEGNYIIIAPHRTWMDPVLLALAVWPKKFSFMAKKELFKNPIASKFLKALNAYPVDRKNPGPSAIKKPVTILKKTDLSTIIFPSGSRYSSKLKGGATVIAKMANVPLVPAVYQGPLKFGQLFTRKPRQIAFGKPIYIDRKQRLTPEVQADLEKQMQDAFDQLDRQIDPNYKYIVPPKPKNDEF; encoded by the coding sequence ATGTTGTACACTTTCCTCGTTAAAATCGTTAATCCATTTTTAAATTTGATTAACGGACGACCTAAAATATACAATCGGGAAAACATCCCTGAAGGCAATTATATTATTATTGCACCTCATCGTACTTGGATGGATCCTGTCTTACTAGCGCTTGCCGTATGGCCTAAAAAATTTAGCTTCATGGCTAAAAAAGAACTTTTTAAGAATCCAATTGCTAGCAAATTCTTGAAAGCACTAAATGCCTATCCAGTTGATCGGAAAAATCCAGGCCCGTCTGCTATTAAAAAGCCGGTTACAATTTTAAAGAAAACTGACTTATCGACCATTATTTTTCCTAGTGGATCACGCTACTCATCCAAATTAAAAGGCGGGGCCACCGTGATCGCTAAAATGGCAAACGTCCCCTTAGTTCCTGCTGTTTACCAGGGACCCCTAAAATTTGGTCAGCTATTTACCCGTAAGCCGCGCCAAATTGCATTTGGGAAGCCTATTTATATTGACCGAAAGCAACGGCTCACTCCCGAAGTACAGGCTGACTTAGAAAAGCAAATGCAAGACGCCTTTGACCAATTAGATAGACAAATTGATCCCAATTATAAATATATTGTTCCTCCAAAGCCGAAGAATGACGAATTTTAA
- a CDS encoding transcriptional regulator — protein sequence MRKEVKSLVIVILKDYPSIDKKLKSRKFELMHPLHKRDENVGGGRAINRPWTYYDDMLITIDQDRYMHRLKREKEAIDLALQDAGDCTQKIIKECYFNPNHKTIKNLVATGDIWCSTTKAYKLRDQFIVDVAKKLDLDVF from the coding sequence ATGCGAAAAGAAGTAAAAAGTCTAGTAATAGTAATACTGAAAGATTATCCTTCAATTGATAAGAAACTAAAGAGCCGTAAGTTTGAACTAATGCACCCACTCCACAAAAGAGATGAAAATGTAGGCGGTGGACGTGCTATTAATCGCCCGTGGACTTATTACGATGATATGTTAATAACCATTGACCAAGATAGATATATGCACCGCTTAAAACGTGAGAAAGAAGCTATTGACTTAGCATTACAAGACGCTGGGGACTGTACCCAGAAGATAATTAAAGAATGCTATTTTAACCCTAATCATAAGACGATAAAGAACCTAGTAGCAACTGGCGATATATGGTGTAGCACTACAAAAGCGTACAAGTTACGTGATCAATTTATAGTAGATGTTGCTAAAAAGTTAGACCTAGATGTGTTCTAA
- a CDS encoding D-2-hydroxyacid dehydrogenase, which yields MKIYMYGVYQDEVPYIKEWQEEHPEVTVDSTTKLLDESTVNLSKGSDGVVVFQQKPYSDEALRQLALNGITKMSLRNVGVDNLNHELVQELGFQITNVPVYSPAAIAEFSVTQALNLLRRTKEFYLKLAKGDYNWAPHIAKEMNKQVVGIVGTGNIGSTAAKIFAGFGAKVIAYSRHQNKELEGIVEYVSLDELYKRATIISLYLPHVPATDKMLNEKTFAMMQDGVLLVNTARGPLVDEKALIEALNSGKVGGAALDVMTGETKIFNRQINFQEVDYDEFKDLVDRPNVLITPHIAFYTDQAIKNMVKMSLSANLDLIKTGTSDKLVKF from the coding sequence ATGAAGATTTATATGTATGGTGTTTATCAGGATGAAGTTCCTTACATTAAGGAATGGCAAGAGGAACATCCTGAAGTAACTGTAGACTCAACAACGAAACTTTTAGACGAAAGCACAGTTAACTTGTCTAAAGGAAGCGATGGAGTAGTAGTATTCCAGCAAAAGCCTTATTCAGACGAGGCCTTACGTCAATTAGCACTTAATGGTATTACAAAGATGTCATTGCGAAATGTTGGGGTTGATAATCTTAACCATGAATTAGTACAAGAACTTGGTTTTCAAATTACCAATGTACCGGTTTATTCCCCAGCTGCGATTGCTGAATTTTCAGTTACTCAAGCACTTAACCTTTTACGTCGAACAAAAGAATTTTATTTGAAGTTAGCAAAAGGAGATTATAACTGGGCACCGCATATTGCTAAGGAAATGAATAAGCAGGTTGTTGGGATAGTTGGAACAGGAAACATTGGATCTACGGCGGCTAAAATCTTTGCTGGTTTTGGTGCAAAAGTGATTGCATATAGCCGTCACCAAAATAAGGAACTAGAGGGAATTGTTGAATACGTTAGCCTTGATGAATTATATAAACGGGCAACAATTATTTCACTTTATTTACCTCATGTTCCAGCGACAGATAAAATGCTTAATGAAAAAACATTTGCAATGATGCAGGACGGGGTCTTACTGGTTAACACTGCACGTGGACCATTAGTCGATGAAAAGGCATTGATTGAAGCATTGAATAGCGGTAAAGTCGGAGGAGCTGCTCTAGACGTAATGACTGGTGAAACCAAGATTTTTAACCGGCAAATTAATTTCCAAGAAGTTGATTATGACGAATTTAAAGATTTAGTTGACCGGCCAAATGTTTTAATCACGCCACATATTGCTTTTTATACTGATCAAGCAATCAAAAATATGGTTAAGATGAGTTTGTCTGCCAATCTAGATTTGATTAAAACTGGCACCTCAGATAAACTAGTTAAATTTTAA
- the lexA gene encoding transcriptional repressor LexA: protein MAKLAKNKQMAVLNYIHKQVEDHGYPPTVREICSAVGLSSTSTVHGHISRLIEQGFLQKDPSKPRALEITPKGLDILGVKPIQKEIPMLGVVTAGQPILAVENATEFFPIPPSIQDNNDLFMLTIRGTSMIKAGIFNGDQVIVRKQSTAKNGDIVIAMNDDNEATCKRFYKEKTRFRLQPENDTMEPIFLDNVKILGKVVGLFRDHIF, encoded by the coding sequence ATGGCAAAGCTAGCAAAAAATAAACAAATGGCCGTCCTAAATTATATTCACAAACAAGTTGAAGATCATGGCTATCCACCAACTGTTCGTGAAATTTGTAGTGCTGTTGGCCTGTCTTCAACTTCAACAGTTCATGGACACATTTCCCGCTTAATTGAACAAGGATTCTTACAAAAAGACCCTTCTAAGCCTCGAGCACTTGAGATTACACCCAAGGGACTTGATATTTTAGGTGTAAAACCGATTCAAAAAGAAATTCCAATGCTTGGTGTTGTTACGGCTGGACAACCAATTTTAGCAGTCGAAAATGCTACTGAGTTTTTCCCGATACCTCCTTCTATTCAAGATAATAATGATTTGTTTATGCTTACCATTCGCGGAACTAGTATGATTAAAGCAGGGATTTTTAATGGCGACCAAGTAATCGTGCGTAAACAATCCACTGCTAAAAATGGTGATATCGTTATTGCAATGAACGATGATAATGAAGCTACTTGTAAACGATTCTATAAAGAAAAAACACGTTTTCGTTTACAGCCAGAAAATGATACGATGGAGCCAATCTTCTTAGACAATGTTAAAATCCTTGGTAAAGTAGTGGGACTATTTCGTGATCATATTTTCTAA
- a CDS encoding DUF896 domain-containing protein encodes MAESKEQDALLKRINELAHKNKEEGLTEEETKERDRLRKEYLKNFREAMRSNIEMMRIFDKEGKEVTPEKVREIQRKKGLRDD; translated from the coding sequence ATGGCTGAATCTAAAGAACAAGATGCTTTATTGAAGCGAATTAATGAACTTGCTCATAAGAATAAAGAAGAAGGTTTAACTGAAGAAGAAACAAAAGAACGAGATCGTTTACGTAAGGAGTACCTAAAGAACTTTAGAGAAGCAATGCGTAGTAATATTGAAATGATGCGGATCTTTGATAAAGAAGGGAAAGAAGTTACTCCTGAAAAGGTTCGTGAAATCCAACGTAAAAAAGGACTTCGTGACGATTAA